One region of Vespula vulgaris chromosome 9, iyVesVulg1.1, whole genome shotgun sequence genomic DNA includes:
- the LOC127066502 gene encoding microsomal triacylglycerol transfer protein isoform X2, giving the protein MACLKRPPFTTLIVYLVYLLTLFAVASAIKGWDVGSGLKYQLTTTVLFRESGPSKFAGDVGFQLTAELDVSAVWRDPNDPESFLLNIEISSPQLLIKSRKAPEPEGFVEHSSRVNEISQKPVIVLWKNGEIKALYLDTSEPVSSKNLKRGLASIFQYKTLDDEIREKDASGVCTVSYVSLGPKTILKRKHNCKINTNALPAKKQHPNSILDVNLVSYRNVTYDLSPFLLPTIIKEEEEHQLTLVTRPEVGSMVTSKRLLVEIPKDTKVAHLEANSVKHAVALLQPGYRETDIELEMEPFTCPESGCPMLEQMVEDYRESLNNAALGTTKSASAFLKLLPLVKRTSTEQLVKLLKSPRYRQLKTQLLDLYGSTSTPAAHQAAMKILRQDETGDDTERYLWALSMSPTPDADIAKDILRRSEETMQNDKLSETYALTAAAIARHCGTSAVIEKARFSLELGLDSCTGEECKIKFLRALRNLKSKEAIPILLKYAEDTSSATSIVAWRALAALPREDITSDVKEAAFKTFYQIGKSKRDSSARTLALDIILESGPSKEELRELVESLASNDLPYEIRKYLSQRFEQLSEKNQTFARNLKENFDELRRKVNNYHVLAQKGLSTAFSRSFLKSRGSNGSLVTIQEINAGLLKRGIVNVVLETGEHEETMFSLGLFARGLSNFVSSNQDENVDADDETATAGMEIDLLGVGIRPFVFFSGQGELMGHVWSGTASERTPAFQAITSLHSHSEFIPLTAGFVNEMDVQGAMSFDLAGQIQLSLWSRNAHSLVDMSAGIVIQGGSKLRSNFVQSMTEYSLTMEPKLELTTDVDFSGQVSLCMRLSQPDTLIKQQIYKIERIPNSRHRLRKTRRIKLFSPGRSYLLNRKNNEMCSKVYS; this is encoded by the exons CCGTAGCCAGTGCCATCAAAGGTTGGGATGTCGGAAGTGGCCTGAAATACCAGCTAACTACAACAGTTTTGTTCAGAGAATCTGGACCCTCCAAGTTTGCCGGTGACGTTGGCTTTCAATTAACTGCTGAGCTCGATGTGTCCGCTGTTTGGAGGGATCCCAACGATCcagaatcttttcttttgaatatcgag ATTTCATCGCCgcaattattgattaaatcgCGAAAAGCACCAGAACCGGAGGGTTTCGTAGAACATTCCTCAAGAGTCAATGAAATATCTCAAAAGCCTGTAATCGTTTTGTGGAAAAATGGTGAAATTAAAGCGCTCTATTTGGATACGTCCGAGCCGGTGTCATCGAAGAATCTGAAACGTGGCTTGGCGAGTATTTTTCAATACAAAACTCTCGACGATGAGATACGCGAAAAGGATGCATCGGGTGTTTGCACGGTTTCTTACGTTTCTTTGGGACCGAAAACCATACTGAAACGTAAACACAATTGTAAAATCAACACTAACGCTTTACCGGCAAAGAAACAACATCCTAATTCTATTCTCGATGTGAACCTTGTTAGTTATCGTAATGTTACGTACGATTTGTCGCCATTTTTATTACCAACGATTataaaggaagaggaagaacacCAGTTGACTTTGGTGACCAGACCGGAAGTAGGTAGTATGGTTACGTCGAAGAGATTATTAGTAGAGATTCCAAAAGATACCAAGGTGGCACATTTAGAGGCAAATTCCGTTAAACACGCTGTGGCTCTTCTTCAACCTGGTTACAGAGAAACTGACATAGAACTGGAAATGGAACCCTTTACTTGCCCAGAATCTGGATGTCCAATg TTGGAACAAATGGTCGAAGATTATCGTGAGTCTTTAAATAATGCGGCTTTGGGAACGACGAAATCCGCATCGGCTTTTTTGAAGCTGTTACCTCTAGTCAAACGAACGTCCACCGAACAattagtaaaattattaaagagtCCACGTTATCGACAGCTGAAGACGCAACTTTTGGACCTTTACGGCTCGACCTCGACACCAGCAGCACATCAAGCTGCTATGAAGATACTCAGGCAAGATGAGACAGGCGATGATACTGAGAGATATCTTTGGGCCTTGTCCATGTCTCCAACTCCGGATGCTGATATAGCCAAGGATATTCTTAGGCGATCGGAAGAGACCATGCAAAATGATAAACTATCGGAAACGTACGCTTTAACAGCAGCAGCGATTGCAAGACATTGCGGAACCTCGGCTGTGATAGAAAAGGCACGATTTAGTTTAGAATTAGGTTTAGATAGTTGTACGGGAGAAGAATGTAAGATAAAGTTTCTACGAGCTCTTAGAAATTTAAAGAGTAAGGAAGCCATTCCAATACTTTTAAAATACGCCGAAGATACGAGTTCTGCTACAAGTATCGTAGCTTGGCGTGCATTAGCAGCACTACCACGTGAAGATATAACATCTGACGTTAAGGAAGCTGCATTTAAGACGTTTTATCAGATCGGTAAATCTAAGAGAGACAGCAGTGCTCGTACTCTCGCATTGGATATCATTCTAGAAAGTGGACCGTCCAAGGAAGAACTTCGAGAACTCGTCGAGTCTTTAGCCAGTAACGATCTGCCATACGAGATACGTAAATATTTGAGTCAACGTTTTGAACAATTAtctgaaaaaaatcaaacgttCGCACGTAATCTGAAAGAGAATTTCGATGAACTTCGACGGAAGGTTAACAATTATCATGTGTTAGCTCAAAAAGGATTGAGTACGGCGTTTTCACGAAGTTTCTTGAAATCAAGGGGTAGTAATGGATCTCTCGTAACCATTCAAGAAATAAACGCTGGATTGTTGAAACGTGGTATAGTAAACGTGGTATTGGAAACCGGTGAACACGAAGAGACAATGTTTTCTCTTGGTCTTTTCGCTCGTGGTCTTAgtaatttcgtttcttcgaatcAAGATGAGAATGTAGACGCCGACGACGAAACAGCTACAGCTGGAATGGAGATCGATTTGTTAGGTGTCGGTATAAGGCCTTTCGTGTTCTTCTCAGGTCAAGGAGAATTGATGGGACACGTTTGGTCCGGAACAGCATCCGAAAGAACGCCAGCTTTCCAAGCGATAACATCTCTGCACAGTCACAGCGAGTTCATACCACTTACAGCTGGTTTCGTAAACGAGATGGATGTTCAAGGTGCCATGAGTTTCGATCTTGCCGGACAAATTCAATTGAGTCTTTGGTCGAGAAACGCTCATTCCTTGGTAGACATGAGTGCTGGTATCGTAATTCAAGGTGGTAGCAAGTTGCGTTCGAATTTCGTCCAAAGCATGACAGAATATTCGTTGACAATGGAACCGAAACTGGAGCTAACCACCGACGTAGATTTTTCGGGTCAAGTCTCACTTTGCATGAGACTCAGCCAACCGGACACATTGATCAAACAACAGATCTACAAAATCGAGAGGATACCCAACAGCAGGCACAGATTACGAAAAACGCGAAGAATAAAACTCTTCTCCCCTGGCAGATCGTACCTGCTTAACAGAAAGAACAACGAAATGTGTTCTAAAGTGTATAGCTAA
- the LOC127066502 gene encoding microsomal triacylglycerol transfer protein isoform X1, translated as MACLKRPPFTTLIVYLVYLLTLFGSYCQMAPAVASAIKGWDVGSGLKYQLTTTVLFRESGPSKFAGDVGFQLTAELDVSAVWRDPNDPESFLLNIEISSPQLLIKSRKAPEPEGFVEHSSRVNEISQKPVIVLWKNGEIKALYLDTSEPVSSKNLKRGLASIFQYKTLDDEIREKDASGVCTVSYVSLGPKTILKRKHNCKINTNALPAKKQHPNSILDVNLVSYRNVTYDLSPFLLPTIIKEEEEHQLTLVTRPEVGSMVTSKRLLVEIPKDTKVAHLEANSVKHAVALLQPGYRETDIELEMEPFTCPESGCPMLEQMVEDYRESLNNAALGTTKSASAFLKLLPLVKRTSTEQLVKLLKSPRYRQLKTQLLDLYGSTSTPAAHQAAMKILRQDETGDDTERYLWALSMSPTPDADIAKDILRRSEETMQNDKLSETYALTAAAIARHCGTSAVIEKARFSLELGLDSCTGEECKIKFLRALRNLKSKEAIPILLKYAEDTSSATSIVAWRALAALPREDITSDVKEAAFKTFYQIGKSKRDSSARTLALDIILESGPSKEELRELVESLASNDLPYEIRKYLSQRFEQLSEKNQTFARNLKENFDELRRKVNNYHVLAQKGLSTAFSRSFLKSRGSNGSLVTIQEINAGLLKRGIVNVVLETGEHEETMFSLGLFARGLSNFVSSNQDENVDADDETATAGMEIDLLGVGIRPFVFFSGQGELMGHVWSGTASERTPAFQAITSLHSHSEFIPLTAGFVNEMDVQGAMSFDLAGQIQLSLWSRNAHSLVDMSAGIVIQGGSKLRSNFVQSMTEYSLTMEPKLELTTDVDFSGQVSLCMRLSQPDTLIKQQIYKIERIPNSRHRLRKTRRIKLFSPGRSYLLNRKNNEMCSKVYS; from the exons CCGTAGCCAGTGCCATCAAAGGTTGGGATGTCGGAAGTGGCCTGAAATACCAGCTAACTACAACAGTTTTGTTCAGAGAATCTGGACCCTCCAAGTTTGCCGGTGACGTTGGCTTTCAATTAACTGCTGAGCTCGATGTGTCCGCTGTTTGGAGGGATCCCAACGATCcagaatcttttcttttgaatatcgag ATTTCATCGCCgcaattattgattaaatcgCGAAAAGCACCAGAACCGGAGGGTTTCGTAGAACATTCCTCAAGAGTCAATGAAATATCTCAAAAGCCTGTAATCGTTTTGTGGAAAAATGGTGAAATTAAAGCGCTCTATTTGGATACGTCCGAGCCGGTGTCATCGAAGAATCTGAAACGTGGCTTGGCGAGTATTTTTCAATACAAAACTCTCGACGATGAGATACGCGAAAAGGATGCATCGGGTGTTTGCACGGTTTCTTACGTTTCTTTGGGACCGAAAACCATACTGAAACGTAAACACAATTGTAAAATCAACACTAACGCTTTACCGGCAAAGAAACAACATCCTAATTCTATTCTCGATGTGAACCTTGTTAGTTATCGTAATGTTACGTACGATTTGTCGCCATTTTTATTACCAACGATTataaaggaagaggaagaacacCAGTTGACTTTGGTGACCAGACCGGAAGTAGGTAGTATGGTTACGTCGAAGAGATTATTAGTAGAGATTCCAAAAGATACCAAGGTGGCACATTTAGAGGCAAATTCCGTTAAACACGCTGTGGCTCTTCTTCAACCTGGTTACAGAGAAACTGACATAGAACTGGAAATGGAACCCTTTACTTGCCCAGAATCTGGATGTCCAATg TTGGAACAAATGGTCGAAGATTATCGTGAGTCTTTAAATAATGCGGCTTTGGGAACGACGAAATCCGCATCGGCTTTTTTGAAGCTGTTACCTCTAGTCAAACGAACGTCCACCGAACAattagtaaaattattaaagagtCCACGTTATCGACAGCTGAAGACGCAACTTTTGGACCTTTACGGCTCGACCTCGACACCAGCAGCACATCAAGCTGCTATGAAGATACTCAGGCAAGATGAGACAGGCGATGATACTGAGAGATATCTTTGGGCCTTGTCCATGTCTCCAACTCCGGATGCTGATATAGCCAAGGATATTCTTAGGCGATCGGAAGAGACCATGCAAAATGATAAACTATCGGAAACGTACGCTTTAACAGCAGCAGCGATTGCAAGACATTGCGGAACCTCGGCTGTGATAGAAAAGGCACGATTTAGTTTAGAATTAGGTTTAGATAGTTGTACGGGAGAAGAATGTAAGATAAAGTTTCTACGAGCTCTTAGAAATTTAAAGAGTAAGGAAGCCATTCCAATACTTTTAAAATACGCCGAAGATACGAGTTCTGCTACAAGTATCGTAGCTTGGCGTGCATTAGCAGCACTACCACGTGAAGATATAACATCTGACGTTAAGGAAGCTGCATTTAAGACGTTTTATCAGATCGGTAAATCTAAGAGAGACAGCAGTGCTCGTACTCTCGCATTGGATATCATTCTAGAAAGTGGACCGTCCAAGGAAGAACTTCGAGAACTCGTCGAGTCTTTAGCCAGTAACGATCTGCCATACGAGATACGTAAATATTTGAGTCAACGTTTTGAACAATTAtctgaaaaaaatcaaacgttCGCACGTAATCTGAAAGAGAATTTCGATGAACTTCGACGGAAGGTTAACAATTATCATGTGTTAGCTCAAAAAGGATTGAGTACGGCGTTTTCACGAAGTTTCTTGAAATCAAGGGGTAGTAATGGATCTCTCGTAACCATTCAAGAAATAAACGCTGGATTGTTGAAACGTGGTATAGTAAACGTGGTATTGGAAACCGGTGAACACGAAGAGACAATGTTTTCTCTTGGTCTTTTCGCTCGTGGTCTTAgtaatttcgtttcttcgaatcAAGATGAGAATGTAGACGCCGACGACGAAACAGCTACAGCTGGAATGGAGATCGATTTGTTAGGTGTCGGTATAAGGCCTTTCGTGTTCTTCTCAGGTCAAGGAGAATTGATGGGACACGTTTGGTCCGGAACAGCATCCGAAAGAACGCCAGCTTTCCAAGCGATAACATCTCTGCACAGTCACAGCGAGTTCATACCACTTACAGCTGGTTTCGTAAACGAGATGGATGTTCAAGGTGCCATGAGTTTCGATCTTGCCGGACAAATTCAATTGAGTCTTTGGTCGAGAAACGCTCATTCCTTGGTAGACATGAGTGCTGGTATCGTAATTCAAGGTGGTAGCAAGTTGCGTTCGAATTTCGTCCAAAGCATGACAGAATATTCGTTGACAATGGAACCGAAACTGGAGCTAACCACCGACGTAGATTTTTCGGGTCAAGTCTCACTTTGCATGAGACTCAGCCAACCGGACACATTGATCAAACAACAGATCTACAAAATCGAGAGGATACCCAACAGCAGGCACAGATTACGAAAAACGCGAAGAATAAAACTCTTCTCCCCTGGCAGATCGTACCTGCTTAACAGAAAGAACAACGAAATGTGTTCTAAAGTGTATAGCTAA